TCGCGCCCGGCGGCGGGCGACGCGCCGGCGGCCAGCAGCTCGCTGTACTTCGCCGGGTGCTTGACGTTCCACCAGCGCACGCCGCCGACGTGGCTGTGCGCGCCGGGACCGGCGCCCCACCAGTCGGCGCCCCGCCAGTACAGCAGGTTGTGCCGGCACTCGGCCCGCTCGGACGCGGCCCAGTTCGACACCTCGTACCAGCGCAAACCCTGCGCGGCCAGGGCGGTGTCGATCAACTCGTACTTGTCGGCGAGCACGTCGTCGTCGGGCATCGGCAGGTCGCCGCGGCGGACCTTGCGGGCCAGCGCCGTGCCCTCCTCAACGATCAGCGCGTACGCCGACACGTGGTCGACGCCCGCGTCGCGGACGGCGTCCAGGGACGACCGGAGGTCGTCGACCGACTCGCCCGGCGTGCCGTAGATCAGGTCGAGGTTCACGTGCTCGAAGCCCGCCCGGCGGGCCTCTCGCGCGGCGGCGACCGGTCGGCCCGGCGTGTGCACCCGGTCCAGCACGGCCAGCACGTGCCGCGCGGCGGACTGCATGCCGAGCGACACCCGGGTGTAACCAGCGTCACGAATGGCTGAGAAGAACTCCGGTGACGTGGACTCCGGGTTGGACTCCGTGGTGACCTCCGCGCCCGGCGCGAGGCCGAACGAGGACCGCACCGCGTCGAGCACCCGGCCCAGTCCCGCTGCTCCGAGCAGTGACGGCGTGCCACCACCCACGAACACCGTTTCCACCGCCGGTGGGTCGCCCAGCACGGAGGCGGCGAGGTCCAGCTCCCGCCGCAGGCCGTCCAACCAGGACTCCGGTGAGGCGGAAGTTCCCAGCTCACCGGCGGTGTAGGTGTTGAAGTCGCAGTAACCGCACCGCGTCGCGCAGAACGGGACGTGCACGTAGACCCCGAACGGGCGGTCACCCAGACCGGTGAGTGCGGAGGCGGGGAGGGAGCCGTCGGAGGGCGCGGGATCACCGATCGGCAGAGCGGAGGGCATGGCTCCCATTGTCCCATCTACCAGCAGCGCAACCCCGTCCCACGATGCGGATGGCGGTGGACCACGAGGTGGACGCGTGGCACGCTGACCGACATGACATCGACCGGAGTGCGCCTGGTGGTCCGCCGCCACGTCGACTTCCGCCGTGTCTCCAGCGCGATGTGCCGTCGTTCGGCATAACCCGCGCCTGCCTTTTTGTTCCCGTCGGCGCCGGGTGCGCTGACGAGACCCCCACCACGGCTCTTCCGGGACTCGCACGCGCACCAGCGCCCCGAATCCCCGGAGGACGAGGATGGTCCCCCCGACGACGACGCCTCAGCGCACCAAGCAGCGCCGAGGTGAGGGGCAGTGGGCGCTGGGCTACCGCGAGCCGCTGAACCCGAACGAGCGGAGCAAGAAGGACGACAACCCGCTCAACGTCCGCTCGCGGATCGAGAACATCTACGCCCACGGCGGCTTCGACTCGATCGACCCGGCCGACCTGCGCGGGCGTTTCCGCTGGTACGGCCTCTACACCCAGCGCAAGCCCGGTATCGACGGCGGTCGCACGGCGACGCTGGAGCCGGAGGAGCTGGACGACGAGTACTTCATGCTGCGGGTCCGCGTCGACGGCGGCAAGCTCACCACGCAGCAGCTCGCGCTGATCGGCGAGCTGTCCCAGACCTACGCGCGGGACACGGCCGACATCACCGACCGGCAGAACGTGCAGTACCACTGGATCCGCATCGAGGACGTCCCGACGATCTGGCGGAAGCTGGAGGACGCGGGCCTGACCACGATGGAGGCGTGCGGCGACAGCCCGCGCGTGGTGCTCGGCTCGCCGGTGGCGGGCATCGCCGCGGACGAGGTGATCGACGGCACGGCCGCGATCGACGAGATCCTGCGCCGCTACATCGGCGACCCGCGCTTCGCGAACCTGCCGCGCAAGTTCAAGACCGCGATCTCCGGCCTGCCGGACGTGGCGCACGAGATCAACGACGTGTCGTTCGTCGGCGTGGAGCACCCCGAGCACGGCCCCGGCTTCGACCTGTGGGTCGGCGGCGGCCTGTCCACCAACCCGATGCTGGCCCGGCGGCTGGGCGCGTGGGTGCCCGCGGCCGACGTGCCGGACGTGTGGGAGGGCGTCATCGGCGTCTTCCGCGACTACGGCTACCGCCGGCTGCGGCACCGCGCCCGGCTGAAGTTCCTGGTCGCCGACTGGGGCGTCGAGAAGTTCCGCGAGGTCCTGGAGACCGAGTACCTGAAGCGGACGCTGGTCGACGGTCCCGCGCCGCAGGACCCGGCCGTGCCGTACGACCACATCGGCGTGCACCGGCAGAAGGACG
This genomic window from Saccharothrix sp. HUAS TT1 contains:
- the hemW gene encoding radical SAM family heme chaperone HemW yields the protein MPSALPIGDPAPSDGSLPASALTGLGDRPFGVYVHVPFCATRCGYCDFNTYTAGELGTSASPESWLDGLRRELDLAASVLGDPPAVETVFVGGGTPSLLGAAGLGRVLDAVRSSFGLAPGAEVTTESNPESTSPEFFSAIRDAGYTRVSLGMQSAARHVLAVLDRVHTPGRPVAAAREARRAGFEHVNLDLIYGTPGESVDDLRSSLDAVRDAGVDHVSAYALIVEEGTALARKVRRGDLPMPDDDVLADKYELIDTALAAQGLRWYEVSNWAASERAECRHNLLYWRGADWWGAGPGAHSHVGGVRWWNVKHPAKYSELLAAGASPAAGRETLEEDDRRVERVLLELRLAAGLPLDVLDADGRAEAKSAAADGLLDPTALDLGRCVLTDRGRLLADAVVRRLT
- a CDS encoding nitrite/sulfite reductase, giving the protein MVPPTTTPQRTKQRRGEGQWALGYREPLNPNERSKKDDNPLNVRSRIENIYAHGGFDSIDPADLRGRFRWYGLYTQRKPGIDGGRTATLEPEELDDEYFMLRVRVDGGKLTTQQLALIGELSQTYARDTADITDRQNVQYHWIRIEDVPTIWRKLEDAGLTTMEACGDSPRVVLGSPVAGIAADEVIDGTAAIDEILRRYIGDPRFANLPRKFKTAISGLPDVAHEINDVSFVGVEHPEHGPGFDLWVGGGLSTNPMLARRLGAWVPAADVPDVWEGVIGVFRDYGYRRLRHRARLKFLVADWGVEKFREVLETEYLKRTLVDGPAPQDPAVPYDHIGVHRQKDGLCYVGAAPIAGRVSGSTLVEVAKVAERAGSGRVRLTPQQKLVVLDVPEAEVKGLRADLAKLGLQTEPSPWRRGVMACTGIEFCKLAIVETKARAVDLVAALEERLADVVAGVTEPISVHINGCPNSCARIQTADIGLKGQIVTDADGRQVEGFQVHLGGGLGLDAGFGRKLRGHKVAAAELSDYVERVVRNFLAGREPGERFAQWVTRADEGDLK